From the genome of Elusimicrobiota bacterium:
CAAGCCCGGGAAGGGCGGGGCCATGCTGCGGGTCAAAATCCGCAACGTGCGGACCGGCGCCAGCGTCGAGCGCACCTTCAAATCCGGCGAACGTTTTCAGGAGCTCTCCTTGTCCCGGCGCCCCATGCAGTATCTCTACGCCGAGGGGGACAACCTCACCTTCATGCACCCCGAAACCTTCGAACAGATTTCCGTGTCCAAGGAAAAAATCGGGGATTCCGCCAAGTTCCTGGTGGAAAACATGGACGTGCAGGCCCTTTACCTGGAAGAGGAATTTTTGGGCGTCGAACTTCCGGCCAGCATCGAATTGAAGGTGGTGAGCACGGTCCCCGGCATCAAGGGCGACTCCGTGTCGAACATGGTCAAACCGGCCACGCTCGAGAACAACATCGAGATCATGGTGCCGCTGTTCATTAAAGAGGGCGAGGCCATCCGCGTCGACACCCGCACCAGCGAATACGTGGGGCGCGTATGACCAAGGCCGCCGCCCCCAACTCCACCGAAGAACAGCTTCACGAATTGTTGGATTTCGCCGCCGAGGCCGGTTTGGCCGAAGTGGTGTGGGAAAAAGGCGACCGCCGCGTCGCTTTTAAGCGCGGCGTCGCCCCCGTCGTCGCGGCCCCCGCGCCGGCGCCCGCCGCCCCGGCGGCGCCCGC
Proteins encoded in this window:
- the efp gene encoding elongation factor P gives rise to the protein MIDTSEMGNGTVFEYDGQVYQIVWFQHHKPGKGGAMLRVKIRNVRTGASVERTFKSGERFQELSLSRRPMQYLYAEGDNLTFMHPETFEQISVSKEKIGDSAKFLVENMDVQALYLEEEFLGVELPASIELKVVSTVPGIKGDSVSNMVKPATLENNIEIMVPLFIKEGEAIRVDTRTSEYVGRV